One segment of Rhipicephalus sanguineus isolate Rsan-2018 chromosome 6, BIME_Rsan_1.4, whole genome shotgun sequence DNA contains the following:
- the LOC125758859 gene encoding uncharacterized protein LOC125758859 gives MAGSSRAVKAVDAGRGFSCTSLPKDYRVILPPLPSGEGLRRTLVLHCDIAGRPYGINDFRKPLKELGTIQQVSGIGAYQMSHVWLLNVKTDEAKKTLLNAGILSVKDRPCLVVDPERQEVRLKLHWVAFDVNAETVRRAFREYGEVKEVISDKWRDEDFEGVESTTRFVRLLLKEGVTTDRIPHQMRLGSGTALVVVPGRAPLCLRCRNTGHIRRDCRVPRCAGCRAFGHEQIDCTRSYASAASRGTNADQSELLMDEEEAEKAAASEETVEASQAVVTNESKVAESKQDTDETTEVDAVVNQRSSEVKIQDRLEPVHRPDATVDMETTETMPAKRRLNEGDAASQQRPTQEEQGQWRVAGPKKPRGAGRLRSSSLSRGGDGTTP, from the coding sequence ATGGCTGGCTCGTCAAGAGCTGTGAAAGCGGTCGACGCTGGCCGCGGTTTCTCGTGCACATCATTGCCCAAGGACTACCGTGTAATTCTGCCACCGTTGCCATCAGGAGAAGGACTCAGACGCACACTGGTTCTGCACTGCGACATCGCAGGGCGCCCGTATGGGATAAATGACTTTCGAAAGCCGCTCAAGGAACTCGGCACCATTCAACAGGTGAGCGGCATAGGAGCGTATCAGATGTCGCACGTTTGGCTCCTTAACGTGAAGACAGATGAGGCCAAGAAGACACTTTTGAACGCTGGCATATTGTCCGTGAAAGACCGACCTTGCCTCGTCGTCGATCCAGAAAGGCAAGAGGTTCGCTTGAAGTTGCACTGGGTAGCCTTCGACGTCAACGCAGAGACTGTACGGCGTGCATTCCGGGAGTACGGTGAAGTTAAAGAAGTCATCAGCGACAAGTGGAGAGATGAGGACTTCGAAGGAGTTGAGTCAACTACAAGATTCGTTCGGCTTTTACTAAAGGAAGGCGTTACTACTGACCGTATACCGCACCAAATGCGTCTCGGCAGCGGTACCGCATTGGTGGTCGTGCCAGGACGAGCGCCGCTGTGTCTGCGTTGCCGGAACACCGGACACATTCGTCGCGATTGCAGAGTGCCCAGATGCGCTGGTTGTCGCGCCTTTGGACACGAGCAGATAGATTGTACTCGCTCCTACGCCAGTGCAGCAAGCCGAGGAACGAATGCTGATCAGAGTGAACTACTCATGGATGAAGAAGAAGCAGAGAAGGCCGCGGCGTCTGAGGAGACGGTGGAAGCGTCTCAGGCAGTGGTGACCAACGAAAGCAAGGTGGCGGAATCTAAACAAGATACAGACGAAACGACGGAGGTGGACGCCGTGGTGAATCAGCGTTCCAGTGAGGTGAAGATCCAAGACAGGCTTGAACCAGTTCACCGCCCTGATGCCACGGTAGACATGGAGACAACGGAGACCATGCCAGCCAAACGACGTCTGAACGAGGGAGACGCGGCGTCCCAGCAGCGTCCGACCCAGGAAGAGCAAGGGCAGTGGCGAGTGGCTGGTCCCAAAAAGCCTCGGGGTGCCGGCCGTCTGCGTTCGTCGTCGCTTTCACGCGGCGGCGATGGGACGACGCCTTGA